From a single Nostoc sp. MS1 genomic region:
- a CDS encoding transposase translates to MGLFPPGKGGGEGVKYGHKGKGILIHTLTDGNGMPLANRTTPANGSETDQVIPLLDSVKVKTNRPGRPRKRVKVLAADKGYDSKDKRAALRKRGIRPQLPRACLEESKKSG, encoded by the coding sequence ATGGGTCTTTTTCCCCCTGGCAAAGGTGGCGGTGAAGGCGTTAAGTACGGTCATAAAGGTAAGGGAATTTTAATACACACCTTAACTGATGGTAATGGTATGCCCTTGGCTAATCGCACAACTCCAGCCAACGGTAGTGAAACAGATCAAGTGATACCACTGTTAGATAGTGTCAAAGTTAAAACGAATAGACCCGGTAGACCTCGTAAACGTGTTAAAGTTCTGGCTGCTGACAAAGGCTATGATTCCAAGGACAAACGGGCTGCATTGCGTAAACGTGGAATCAGACCTCAATTGCCGCGCGCGTGTTTGGAAGAATCGAAAAAATCGGGGTAG
- a CDS encoding FAD-dependent oxidoreductase, giving the protein MPMYINNTYLNNKLNMMDWYLQPDVVVIGSGPVGCVAALAFAHKGAQVLLLEANPEVANRLAGEWLHPCGLEALARLGINEISTLASSYPSGRGFVVFLKEKTLPIYLNYPDKGLGLSCKHRELVDALRQTAIRNSNIHYIPYARVICIDEQQLTFENLKQGKTYKIVAERIVSADGRASFSRKVLGIKSKPTFISYMSGIELEGVDLPFEGFGHMFLGGPGPVLVYRIGQRQVRVCFDVPASHFRNFKNKTLYLWDFYSPVLPDLLLPAFKQALSRQSITWCVNEFSHRIHYGREGFALVGDAAGYFHPMTAMGMTLGFQDVECLVNSKNFQDFERERLANTYVPELVASVLYRVFTDCDENATAIRLAVYQMCRQEPAERQRTMRLLSTAETNLLQFTGSFLKGARIAVAHIVKNNVTHRRWLHMIQVLISFREWLQLPIKLAWIRFPAYYHFPRTKHLRDDLINR; this is encoded by the coding sequence ATGCCCATGTATATAAATAACACTTATTTAAATAATAAACTAAATATGATGGATTGGTATTTACAACCTGATGTAGTAGTAATTGGTTCTGGCCCAGTTGGTTGTGTAGCGGCTCTTGCTTTTGCTCATAAAGGAGCTCAAGTTCTCTTACTAGAAGCCAATCCTGAAGTAGCGAATAGGTTAGCTGGAGAATGGCTTCATCCTTGCGGATTGGAAGCGTTAGCTCGATTAGGGATTAATGAAATTTCTACTCTTGCCTCAAGCTATCCAAGTGGTCGAGGTTTCGTTGTTTTTTTAAAGGAAAAAACTTTACCTATTTACCTTAATTATCCTGATAAAGGTCTAGGCTTGAGCTGCAAACATAGAGAGCTAGTGGACGCTCTGCGGCAAACGGCAATAAGAAACTCTAATATCCATTATATACCTTATGCTCGTGTTATTTGTATTGACGAGCAGCAGTTAACATTTGAAAATCTTAAACAGGGAAAAACGTACAAAATTGTTGCAGAACGTATTGTTAGTGCGGATGGGCGTGCTTCTTTTTCTCGTAAAGTACTAGGTATAAAAAGTAAGCCTACCTTTATATCTTATATGTCAGGAATTGAGTTGGAAGGTGTGGATTTACCGTTTGAAGGATTTGGACATATGTTTCTAGGAGGGCCAGGCCCAGTTCTTGTCTACCGTATTGGACAACGACAGGTTAGAGTTTGCTTTGATGTCCCAGCTTCTCACTTTAGGAATTTTAAAAACAAAACTCTCTACTTATGGGATTTTTATAGCCCAGTATTACCCGATTTATTACTTCCAGCTTTCAAACAAGCTCTCTCTCGCCAATCCATCACATGGTGCGTTAACGAGTTTAGCCATCGTATTCATTATGGCCGCGAGGGTTTTGCATTAGTAGGAGATGCTGCGGGATATTTCCACCCAATGACTGCAATGGGTATGACTCTTGGTTTTCAAGACGTGGAGTGTTTGGTTAACAGTAAAAATTTCCAAGATTTTGAGCGTGAGCGATTAGCCAACACTTATGTGCCTGAATTAGTTGCCTCTGTTCTTTACCGAGTATTTACTGATTGTGATGAGAATGCAACAGCTATTCGCCTAGCAGTTTATCAAATGTGTAGGCAAGAGCCTGCTGAACGCCAACGTACTATGCGGTTGCTTTCAACAGCAGAAACTAATCTCTTGCAATTTACTGGATCTTTTTTAAAGGGAGCGCGAATTGCTGTTGCTCATATAGTAAAAAATAATGTTACTCATAGGCGTTGGCTACACATGATTCAAGTTCTAATTTCCTTCAGGGAATGGCTGCAACTACCAATAAAACTTGCTTGGATTCGTTTTCCTGCTTACTATCACTTTCCTCGTACCAAACACTTAAGAGACGACTTAATAAATAGATAA
- a CDS encoding IS630 family transposase, which yields MPAKNHLSQEQKERLLKTLKEHENPYVREKILIILLINDGKTYQEISNFLEIAYPTVAYWAVHGDPDNLESFLDGRREGNCRKVTKEYENLLLEIIEKDPVENGYEFGRWTAARLATYLEETTGIKLSGSQVRRILERKKYVYLWAKYSLEDKQNPEKRKAFQEKLSEYLRITKKTPERLQVWFWDESGFSLRVIRRKSWGKKGTRKKVTGQRRRGRVNIMGGLRYHDKKRINFVIKKGNADVFYEQIKSLNNFLLQEWVEQGKSVEEFKDGSAKIVIILDNASFHKRKDILSKIESEMPNIILEFLPPYSPDYNLIELLWHSAKEYIAHRLFESVSQLEELLNKLLNQGGLIIKWERKIKNKGNAVY from the coding sequence ATGCCAGCAAAAAACCATCTTTCTCAAGAGCAGAAGGAAAGGCTACTGAAAACACTAAAAGAGCATGAAAATCCTTATGTAAGAGAGAAGATTCTGATTATTCTGTTGATAAATGATGGAAAAACATATCAAGAAATTAGCAATTTTTTAGAGATTGCATATCCGACAGTCGCATATTGGGCAGTTCACGGCGACCCGGATAATTTAGAAAGCTTTTTAGATGGAAGAAGAGAAGGTAACTGCCGCAAAGTTACCAAAGAATATGAAAATTTGTTATTAGAAATAATTGAGAAAGACCCAGTAGAAAATGGATATGAATTTGGTCGATGGACGGCGGCAAGATTAGCAACATATCTTGAAGAAACAACAGGAATTAAGTTAAGCGGCTCTCAAGTTAGGAGAATATTAGAGCGAAAAAAGTACGTTTACCTCTGGGCAAAATATAGCCTAGAGGACAAACAGAATCCTGAAAAGCGTAAGGCATTTCAAGAAAAGCTATCAGAATATTTAAGAATAACCAAAAAAACTCCAGAGCGTTTACAAGTATGGTTTTGGGACGAAAGTGGATTTAGTTTAAGAGTGATAAGAAGAAAAAGTTGGGGTAAGAAAGGTACAAGGAAAAAAGTTACAGGGCAAAGGAGAAGAGGAAGAGTAAATATTATGGGAGGGTTACGTTATCATGACAAGAAAAGAATAAATTTTGTCATAAAAAAAGGAAATGCAGATGTATTCTATGAACAGATTAAATCTCTAAATAATTTTCTGTTACAAGAATGGGTAGAACAAGGGAAATCAGTTGAAGAATTTAAAGATGGTTCAGCGAAAATAGTTATCATACTAGATAATGCTAGTTTCCATAAAAGGAAAGATATTTTATCTAAAATTGAGTCAGAAATGCCAAATATTATTCTAGAATTTCTTCCACCTTATAGTCCAGATTATAATTTAATTGAATTGCTTTGGCATTCAGCTAAAGAATATATAGCTCATAGATTGTTTGAGTCTGTATCACAGCTAGAAGAATTGTTAAATAAATTGCTCAATCAAGGTGGACTTATTATTAAATGGGAACGCAAGATTAAAAATAAAGGTAATGCTGTTTATTAA